ACGAAGTCCCGGATGGAGCAACGGCTGATCGTTCCGACGGTCGAGGACAGCGGGATGGCACAGGAGCGGTGGGAGCGGCTCTGGAACAAGAACTGGGAGATCCTCCTCGCGGTGCTGCACAACGAGGACTTCCCCCTCCTGCGGGACTCCCAGCGCGGCATGGGCAGTGCGGACGCCGGCGACATGTTGCTCGGCCGCAACGAGATCGCCAACCAGGTGTTCCGCAGGGAGATCAAGAAACTCGTCGCCACCGGGCGGTCGAACATCGGCTGACCCATGGTGACCCGACGTGTTGGGCCGAATCGCCCACCCGTCGGCGCTGTCCGAATTATCCTAATTGCGTTAGATGACGGCCACGGCCGCACCCGATGACACCAACCGTCGCACAGACACCGGATGAAGGAAGAACGATGACCGCAACGATCGGAGCCGCCCTGGACTGGTGGGCCCGCACCAAGGGAGACACCGACGCGGTGGTGTTCTCCGAATCCTCGCTCACCTACCGGGATCTGAGGGACTGGAGCAGCCGGGTGGCTCGACTCCTCGTCGAGGAACGCGGTGTCGCCGAGGGGGATCGGGTCGGTGTGCTGGGTCCCAACTCGCTCGAGTGGCCGGTCGCGTCGCTCGGTGTGCTCAAGTCCGGGGCTGTACTCGTCCCGTTGAACAGCCGGTACAAGCCGGCCGAGCTGCGGAAGATCGCCGACGACGCGGGGATCTCGGTGGTGATCGCGGCTCCGGGATTCGAACAGCTCGCCGAGGACACCGCTGCCATCGGGGAGGAGTTCACGGTCATCTCCTACGCGGAGCTCGACGGACTCCGATCGGGTGGGGCAGACGACTTCCGCGTCGATCGCGAGCCCGATGAACCGACCACGGTTCTGTTCACGAGTGGATCGACGGGGCTGTCGAAGGGGGTGATCCTGACCAACCGCACGCTGCTGTCGATCGTGCTGGAGAACACCCTCACCGAGGAGGGTTTCCGGCCGGGCACGACGACGCTGCTCGTACTCCCGCTGGCGTTCACCCCGGGCCTCGTCTACGGACTTCTGATCACCACCGTTCTCGGGGGAACGCTGATCGTCGAACCCGAATTGAATCCGTCCAACGCCGTGACGTTGCTCGAGAAGCATGCGGTCAAGGCGATCTTCGGGGTGCCGCTCATCTTCGAGGCGATCTCGCGCGCACCGGAATTCGTCGACGCGGACCTCAGCTCGCTCAAGACGGCGATCGTCGGCGGCGCCGCCGTGCCCGGCCAGCTTCTCAAGCGATGGGCCGACAAAGGCGTACTGCTGCGCCAGATCTACGGCATGACCGAAGCGGGTGGCGTGGCCACCGCGACGATCCGTGACGAGGCGCTGGAGTTCCCGGATCGTTGCGGCACGGGCTCGATCTTCACCGAGGTGAAGGTGTTCACCCCGGAGGGAGAGCCGGCCGCGCCGGGCGAGCAGGGGGAGCTGGTCGTCCGCGGACCGGGTGTGACACCCGGTTACTGGAACGACCCGGAATCGACGTCACAGGCGATACGCGACGGGTGGTTGCACAGTGGTGACCTCGGGGTCAGCGACCCCGAGGGCCGGGTGCAATTCGTCGATCGACTGAAGGATCTGATCATCTCGGGCGGGATCAACATCTCCCCGGTCGAACTGGAGATCGCCATCGGCGCGATCGACGGCGTCGCCGAAGTGTCGGTGATCGCTGCGCACGACGACCGATTCGGCGAGACCCCCGCCGCCATCGTCACCGTCTCGAAGGATCTCGACGCCGACACGATCGTCGCCCACTGCGAGAAGGTCCTCGCCGACTTCAAGGTCCCGCGATATGTGGTGATCCGCCAGGATCCGCTCCCGCGTCTGCCCTCCGGCAAGATCGCCAAGACGATGATCCGCGACGAATACAAGGACGTCGACACCCGATTCAGCAAGGTGCGCTGACCGTCTGCTGACCACAGCTCGGCCACGAGGCATCACCGACCCCGGTGATGCCTCGTACCATCTGTTACGCCGAACCTGCTGGTCGCTACAACGGACGGAATGCGTTTCTTGTATCGTGACCGATGAAACGCAGGAGGTGAACGGTGGCGCGGCGTAAAACAGGCAATGTCCTCAGCGAGGACGTCGACGAGGCCCGTAAACAGATCATGGTCGCGGCCGAGCGCGTGTTCCAGCGTTACGGGGTCGCCAAGACCACGATGGACGACATCGGTCGGGAGGCGGGAGTCTCGCGTCCCACGGTGTACCGGTACTTCGGTGATCGGGACACGCTGATCTCCGCACTCATCGAACGTCGCGCCCGCATGCTCTTCGTCAAGGCGCGAAAGTTCCTGCTGGATCAGGAGACGTTCGCGGATCAACTCGTCGAGGGGTTGATCTTCCTCGTCGACCGCGGTCGCAAAGATCCGCTCGTCCGCATCCTGGTCAGTCCCGAGCACATGCAGATGGCCGAACCGCTCGTCGGCAGTTCGGGTCTCGCGGCGCGGCTCACCGCAGAGATGTGGGAGCCGGTCATCGACCGGGCCGTCGAGCGTGGTGAGGTCCGCCCGGATCTGGACAAACAGAAGATGGCGGAGTGGATCGCACTGGTGCAGTTCATCCTGGTCGGTCGGCTCGACTTCGATCGCCCGGACGATCCGGTCCATCGTGAGATGCTGCGGGACTTCGTCCTACCGGCCTTTCTCCCGTCGGCCGTGCCGGCCGCGGAGCGCCTGACCTGATATCCGGGAGTCCGATCAGACAGACAGACGACGTCGCCCCTCGCGGAGGAGAGGCGACGTCGTCTGTCATCCGTCAGCGGTTGTTGTAGCCCGCGTCGACCGGCAAGGTGACGCCGGTGATGTAGCGGGCCTCGTCCGAGGCCAGGAAAACCATCGCGTTGCTCACGTCGACGGCCTCGATCAGTTCGACCGGCATCGGGTTCTTGTACGCCTCGTCGTTCGCGACCTCCGGATGGGAGTTCACGAACTCGCCGTACTCGGCATTGGCCACCATGGGGGTGTTGACCCCGGTCGGGTGGATGGTGTTGACGCGGATCGATTCTTTCGCCAACTGCTTGGAGAACAGTCGCATCAGGCCGACGACACCGTGTTTGGATGCCGAGTACCCCGCCTGTCCCGCAAAGGTGTTGAGCCCCATGCTCGTCAGGCCGGCAGCGGAACTGGTGATGATGATCGAGCCACCCTCGCCCTGCGCGACGAGCCGCGGTGTGGCGATGTCGAGGACGTTCCAGACCCCGGTGAGCATCACGTCGATGGCATCGTGCCACGCCTGGGACTGCTCGCCCGGGCCGATCACCGGCATGATCCCGGCGTTGGCGATGACGATGTCGAGGCGACCGAACTGTTCGGTGCCCAGATCGAGGATGCGTCCGATGTCCTCGCGATTCCGTACATCGCCGACCGACGTGACGATCTGGCCGCCAACGGCCTTCACGAGTCGTTCGGTCTCGGCGAGATCTTCGCGGGTGGCCATCGGGTAGAACACGGACGGGATCTGATCGCAGATGTCGAGCCCGATGATCGACGCACCCTCCTCGGCCATCCGGATGGCGTGCGACCGTCCCTGTCCGCGGGCCACGCCCGTGATGAAGACGACCTTGCCGTCGAGTCTCTGCATGTCGGTTCCTTTCTCGCCGGGCCTCTTCTGGGCACGGGGGCATCCGAGTGTGACACCACTCACAAGCAGTAAAACTAACACCAGTAGATTGATGTTGGCAACACCCGCGCCGAGGCACAGGTCTGAGCCGGCCAAGGGGACGCCGCAGGCCGCTGAACTGGGTCAACTGTTCAGAAGTGATTGACATCACGTCTGAACACTATGTATGCTCGGCGTGTTCAAACGCCCAGGATCGCCGCCCGTTACGCGAACGATGACGTTTGGACAGCGGCGGAGCTGATGACAAATAACGATTGACGTATCGCGTCTCATGTAGGTATACACATAGACGTTGTGATGCAGCACACGTGATCAGCCCGGTGTGGTCGCCGCATCAACGAACGGCCCACGCCTGCAGTACCCGACTCGACAGTCCGAGACGACGAATACCGACCGCTTCCGCGGATCGGCAGCCGACAGAGGTAGGAGGAAGGTGTGATGGGCGCAGTTGCGCTTCGCGCAGGTCGCGCATCGCCACGGGGGGCGATCAAGGTACAGAGGATTGCGGCAGGTGTCCTGGACCGTCTGATCCGGAGCATCAACACTCTGGGCCGCTCTGCCCGGCTCGCCGCGGATGTCTTCCGGTTCTCCGTCACCGACTCGCTGGCGCTTCGACTTCCGGTCGGCGAGGTCATCGAGCAGATGTGGAAGCTCTTCAAGGTCACCGCGCTGCCGGCGCTGTTGATGGCCGTGCCGATCGGCGCGGAGGTCTCGGTTCAGGTCGGCGGCGTGATGGACCAGGTCGGTGCCAACTCGCTGGCCGGAGCCGCCAGCGGTCTCGGTGTCGTCGGCCAGGGGGCTCCCATGGCCGCGGGCCTGCTGATGAGTGGTGCCGCGGCGTCCGCCATCGCATCCGACCTCGGAGCCAGGTCGATTCGCGAAGAGATCGAGGCGATGCGGGTCATGGGCGTCAACCCGATCCAGCGGCTCATCGTCCCGCGATTTCTCGCGATGTTGATGATCGCGCCCGCCCTGTGCATCATCATCATCGCGTCGGGCGTGGCCGCCGGCCTGGCGATCTCGGCAAACGTGAACGACGTGGTCCCGGCAAGCTTCTGGCAGTCGTTCGGTGCCTTCGCGACACCGACCGATCTGGCGTTCTCGATGCTCAAGGCAGTGCTGTTCGCGATCCTCGTCGTCATCATCGCCAGCCTGCGAGGGCTCGAGGCGAAAGGCGGCCCGAAGGGTGTCGCGAACGCGGTGAACGCCTCCGTGGTGCTGTCCGTGTTCTGCATCTTCATGACCAATTTGATGGTCAGCCAGTTGCAGACGATGTTCTTCCCGCCGAGGCTGGCCTGAGATGGCGTCGTTGACCGGTGAACCGGCAGGCGCCAACCTCCTCACCAGAGGGGTGCAGGGGATCGGCCGAGGACTCCTCGGCATCGCGATGGAGATCGGGCAGATTGTCGTCTTCGTCTGGAAGACCATCGTTCTGTTGCCCACCACGATCCGTCACTACCGCAAGCAGACGGCCAAGACGATGAACGACATGGCCTGGGGGAGCGGATCTCTCATCGTCGACGGCGGCGTGGTGAGTCTGATGTTCTTCCTGGGGGTCGCCGTCGGGGCGGTCGTGGCCATCCAGGCGTTCATGGCGTTCGACCTCCTCGGTTTCGGTGCGCTCACCGGCATCATCGGCTCGTTCGGCAACATCCGCGTCATCGCGCCCATCATCACCGGTATCGGATTCGCGGCGCAGGCGGGGTGTCGGATGACCGCGGAGATCGGGGCCATGCGGATCTCGGAGGAGATCGACGCCACCGAGTCGATGGGCCTTCGCGCCATCCCGTTCGTCGTCGGGACCCGCCTCGTCGGCGGAATGCTGGTGGTACTGCCCAGCTATCTGATGGCGCTGGTGGTCAGCTTCATCACCGGCGGTTTGATCATCAAACTGTTCCACGAGCAACCGAGTGGGACCTACGACCACTACTTCGCTCAGTTCGTCACGCTGCCCGACCTCATCGCCTCGGTGATCAAGGCGCTGGTGTTCTGTGCCGTGGTGACGATGATCCATTGCTACTACGGCTATTTCGCCAACGGCGGGCCGGCGGGGGTCGGTTCGGCGTCGGGCCGTGCGATCCGCGCGAGCCTGGTGGCGATCGTCGTACTGAACTTCTTGATGACCGTCGCGATTTGGGGCCTGAACCCCGAGTTGCCCTTCAGAGGATGACATGGCCAGGCACACGAGCCAGGATTTCATCCGCGGGGATCTCCGCGGACAGTTACGCACACTTGGAGTGGTGGGCACAGCCAGTATCGCGGTGATTGTGCTCGTCGTCGCGGTCGCGTGGATCGTCTACCCCAAGGCGACAGAGCCCGAGGGCACCCGGGTCCAGTTGGTGATCCCGGCGCTCGGTCCGGGGGTCAAGGTGGGCTCCAAGGTCCTCCTCCGCGGAGCCGAGGTCGGCGAGGTGACCAGCGTATCCTCCCCTCGCGCAGGCGATGTCCAGGTGGACGTCGTTCTCCGGCCATCGGCGACCTCGGTGCTGAGCGACAGTCTCGATGTCGACTTCCGGCCCGAGAACTATTTCGGCATCACCGCGGTCAACCTCATCGAGAAGTCCGGCGGAGCGCCCCTGCGCGACGGTCAGGTGCTGGCACGGGACTCGTCCCCCGACTACACGATGTCGACGATGCTCGAGCGAGGGTCGCTCGTCGTCGACGGCACCCTGACGAAGGACATGATCGCGAGTCTGGACAAGGCGATCCGGTACGCCAACGGACTCGCTCCCTTGATCCGGTCGGGCATCATCGTCGCGGACACCGTCGCCAAGACCCAGCGGCAGATGCCCATCACGCTGATCCGCCGTATGAATGCGGTACTCGACGAGTTCCCGGCGTTCAACCGACAGGTCACCAGTGCGCTCTATGCGATCACGGAGAGTCCCTACAACAAGTTGCCGGACGGTAGCCGGGGGGTCGACGACGCGTTCCACAAGGAGACCGACGCAGCGCTCGAGATCGCGTCGAGCGACCTGTTCGGCAAGGCGGGTGCGCTGCTGGCGTCCCATGACAGCGAATTGACCCCTTTGACAACACTTCTGGAGAAGATGGCCGATCCACTGCCCGGCGTGATCGGCGGCGGGGTGACGATGGACAAGACGGTTGCGCTCATCGACGGTCTGGAGAGCGCGTTCGTCGGGACCAAGGATCAGCAGACCCTCCAGTTGCGTATCGTCCTCGACTCCATGCCCGCCGTCGCAGGTCCGTTGGCACAGATGGGCGTCACGCAACGCCTGCCGAGAAAGGGGAGGTGACCATGTCGCACAGGACGCAGACGATCGTCTCCGCTGTGAAGGTGCTGGCGGTGGCAACCATCACCGTGCTGTTGTTCGTCCTCGTGATCAATGCCATGCGCAATCCCGTACAGGTCGAGACCAGCTCGTACTCAGCCGATTTCACCGACGCCTCCGGTCTGAACGTGAACGGGGACGTGCGGATGAAGGGCATGCGGATCGGAAAGGTGACTTCCGTCGAGCTGCGAGAGGTGGACGGCCGGCCGGTGGCCCATGTCGCCTTCACGATGGGTAGCGAGCACCAGCTGACCGATACGACAGCGCTCGCCATCAAGTATCAGAACCTGACCGGTGTGCGCTACGTCGACGTGTCCGAGGGTGAGAATCCCGGGCGACCCGTGTCGTCGATCCCGGCGAGCAAGACGACGCCGTCGTTCGACATCACCGAACTGTTCAACGGTCTGCAGCCGGTCCTGTCCACGATGAACACGCAACAGGTGAACGAGTTCAGCGAGAATGCCATCGCTCTGCTGCAAGGGGATGGATCAGGCCTCGGGCCGATGCTGGACAACGCGCAGAAACTCGCATCCTTCGCGGACGATCGCCAACGGGTCATCGAGACGCTCGCCCGCAACATGGGACGGATCTCGGACTCGATGGGCGGTCGGTCGAAGTACGTGCTGCAGTTCCTCCATGCGGTGAATCTGCCGATCAGCAACGCGATGACGGTCCTCGACGAGTTCCCGAAGACCGCGACCTACGGACCGGCGTTGCTCGAGCCGATCGAGCGCATCCTGAAGTCCCTGGGAGTGAGTCCTGAGCTGGACGTCGACGTCTTGCTGACGTCGGTGTTCCACTCCATGACGGATGCACTGAACTCGTTCAAGCTCATGCCGAGCGCGCTGGCCGGGTTGCAGATCTCGAACTCGGGGCGGTCGACGTCGACCGGATGCAGCAAGGGTCGCGCACAACTGCCGACTGACGTCCAGGTCCTACTGAACGGGAGCGGGGTCGTGCTGTGCGCGAAGTGAGACAACGCAGATTCGGCGACCGGGTCAAGAACGCATGGTCCAGCGACGCCCTGTTGGGTGTCGGGGTCATCGTCGTCGTGGTCGCCATCCTGGCCACGTTGGGAATCTTCTACCTGCGGCCGGCGAACCAGAAGACCATCGCGTTCGAGACGACCGATGCCTCCGCCATCACCACCGGCCAAGACGTCCGAGTGGCAGGCATCAGCGTCGGCAAGGTGTCCGACGTGACCCTCGAACCGAACCGGGTCAAGGTGTCCATGCGGGTCGACGAGTCGACCGCAGTCGGCGATCAGTCACGCGTCGAGGTGCGGATGCTGACCCCTGTCGGCGGATACGCGATCACCCTGATCCCCATGGGGACACAGGCATCCGCAGGAGTGATCCCCGCCGACCGTGTCGCCGTGCCGTACTCGATCGGTGACGTCCTGCAGAGTGCGCCGACGGTCACCGATCAAGTCGACGCCACCGACGTCAACGCGAATCTCGAACAGGTGGCGAGCGCACTGCAATCAAACTCCACATCACTGCGGTCGATCGTCGAGGGGATGAACGCCGTCACGGGAGTCTTCGACCGACAACGAGCCCAGATGCACCGGGTTGCCGCGCTTGCGAGCGAATACCTGCAGAACTTCAATGCCAACCGGGAGTTCGTGTTCGACCTCATCCGGAAGATCGACATCGTGGTGACGACGTACAACAACAACGCGGCGGGCTTCAATTACACCTATTACCTGCTGGGCATGATCCTCAGTCGGGTGATGCCGTTCGAGAAGTTCTACCTCAAGCACAGCGATCTCGTGCGCACGAACATCTATGCGATCCGTGATGCGATCACCGAGATGCAGAAGCACATGGGACCTGCGTTGGACAATCTCCTGGCGATGCGTGATCAGCTCGCGAAGTGGTTGACGCCGAACGGTATCCGTGAGATCGGTGGCGGCACGATCCTCGCCTCGGACGTCTGCGTGCCGATTCCCGGACGGAGGTGCTGAGATGGGAACACACAAAATGAGCAGGCGGTCGCTTGCCGCGATCGGTGCAGTCGTGGTCGTCGCGATCGGTGCGACCCTGGGCCTCGGGATCAGCAGGGCCGCCGACCGCACCGGTGGAGCGGGTACCGGAGGAGACGGTTTCTGTGCCGAGATGACCGATGCCATCGGGCTCTACGTGGGCAACCCGGTCACCCAGATGGGCATGCCGGTCGGTGAGGTCACCGGCATACGATCCGCCGGGGACCACGTCCAGGTCACCTTCGATCTGCGGTCGGGCCGGGACTACCCGGCCGACGTGCAGGCGGTGACCCGATCCAAATCGCTCCTCGCGGACCGAACCCTGGAACTCGTCGGAAACTATTCCGGCGGAACGACTCTGAGATCCGGAGAGTGTATCGCGGGGTCGCGAACACACACTCCGAAGAGCATTTCCGAGATCACCGGCTCCGCATCCGATTTCATCAAGAACCTGACCAAATCGGGTACCGATGACGTCGGAGGCACGATCAACGGACTCGACAAGGCTCTCGCGGGTACCGCACCGGACGCGGAGAACGTGTTCCGCCACGCGGCGGCCGCATCGAAGAACCCGGATCAGTTCATCGCCGACATCGGCGCCTCGATCGCGAACATGGCTCCGCTCACCGACAACGCATTACGTCAGTGGCCGCAGATCATGTCGATCCTGAACCAGATGCCGGACGTGGCGAGCCTGGGAACAGAGTTGTTCGCGTCCGTCTCCAAGTTCGACCGCGGGGTCGGCTGGACGGTGGCGACCATCTATGACATCCAGCGCAACTACGGCTCGATCCTGTGGCCATTGATGCACGGGCCGGTGACCGACCTGATCACCTTGGCGGCCGCACGCGCACCGGATCTTCAGAAGTTGTACGGAATGGTGCCGTCCATCGCCACTGCCCTGCGGCAGCAGGAGAATGCTGCTGGCGGACTCTCCTTGCCCTACAAGGCACCTGGGGTCTCGGTCTCGGCAGCTCAATGCCGCGCGCTCGGTGCGGCGTGCTCGGCCGAGGGCCGTACAGGCTCGGTGAACCTCCTGAACCTCATCCTGCAGAAGGCGGCGACACGGTGACGATCCTGGGAGCGACCTCCATGCGAACGACTTTGCGTACGTGGCTCTGTCTGTTGGCACTTCTACCCGTTCTGCTGGTCAGCGGATGTGCCTTCGGCCCCAACGACCTTCCCTCGGTGCGGGCGGGCGTCAGCCAGGATTTCGACGTCACACTGCAGTTCGACAGCGTCCTGAATCTCCCGGCGGGCGCGGACGCGATGATGAATGGACTTCGGGTGGGGCAGGTCCGGTCGACCGCGGTCACCGATGACGGTGTCGATGTGAAAGTGGGACTTACGCAGGATGCCCGCGTGCCCGCCGATACGACGGCGATCATCCGGCAGAACACGCTACTCGGTGACACCTATCTCGCCCTGACGCCGGAGGCGCGTGACACCGGTCAATCCGGGTACCTGGCCGAAGGAAGTGTGGTACCGAAGTCGCGCACGACGTCACCGCCGCAATTGGAGGACACGATCGCCGTACTCGCATACTTCGTCAACGGCGGCAGCATCCAGAAGGTCCAGGACACGATGGCGACCCTGAACAAGACGTTGCCCCAGTTGAAGGACGTCCGGAAGATGGCGTCGACTGTGTCCGCCGACCTCGACGACCTGGCGGACAGTACCTCCGAGATCGACCGCCTGCTCGTCGGCTTGGATCGAACGTCCACCTCGTTCACCGATCGGAAGGATCAGATCGCTGCGGTGTTCGGTGAACAGGGCGCGGATTTCTGGACTCGTGTCTCCAAGTCGGTTGTCGGACACATCAGTACGTTGCTCCCGTCGGTGGGTTCGATCTTCGTCGGCGGACTGTGGCTGATCCCGATGCTCACCTCGGTCGCCGAGACCACCGAGGCGGGCCGCGGGATGTGGGACAAGGGCCCGGCGACGGCAGCCCGGCTGTCCGACTTCCTACGAACAACGATCCTGCCGTTCGCGGAGAAGCCGTCGGTCAATGTCACGTCGGTCCAGAATCGGGACGGCGATCAACTCGTCGGCGACGCCACCACGGTCCTGCGGATGCTTGGGGCGGTTCGATGATCACCAAGACCAGAGTCTCCGTGCTCGCCATGCTCGTCCTCGCCGCAGTGTCGGTCGCCTACATCATGAATGTCGGTCTGCACGTGCGTACCCCGAGTGAGCGGTCCGCGTCGTTGGTGGTCCCCGACACGAACGGGATCATGACCGGGTCCCGGGTGTTGTTGCGCGGCATCGAGATAGGTCACGTCGTCGGTATCGACCAGACCGCGACAGGCGTGAAGTTGACCCTGAATTACGACCAGGCTCAGCAGATCCCGGTCGACAGCAGGTTCCGCGTGGACAACCTCTCCGCCCTCGGCGAGGCCTACGTGGCGGTTCTGCCCGAGACGGCTGCGGGTCCCTACCTGGCGGAGAATGCCACGATCGATACGGATCGTGTCTCCGTCCCGACCACGTTCAAGGAACTGTCCGAGCAGCTCACAGTCCTCCTGCAGCAGACCGATTCGGACGCGGTCCGGCGGATCTTCGGCACGGTGGACGAGGGTCTCCCCGACGGGGTCGATGTGCTCGGTACCCTGAACCGGGCCGGCGGACTGCTGTCCGGTGAGCTGACGCAGCAGTCGGACTCGTTCATCACGTTGCTCAGCACGATGCAGCCACTGCTGATGAGATCGGCCCCCATCCCTGCCCTGATGCGGGAGACCTCGCCGAGAATGCTGGGCTTCGGTACGGGTTTCGAGGAGCTGCTGGCCTCCGTCCGGGACGCCACGGTGACCGGACCGCTGCTTGCCGGTATCCGCGACGGCGGTAGTCCGCTGTTCACCGAGCTGCAGAAGTTCCTCGACGAGAACTCGGCACACCTCAACGTGATCGGGGTCAATCTTCTGCCTGCCGCCCAGGCGGGGGCTGCATCGCTCCGCACCGTCGACGTGGGCGCCGTCCTCGATCGCGCACTCGCCGCGACCACACCGAGAGGTGCCCTCACCGTGCGGGTCCCGGCGGGAGGTCGTTGATGGTCGACCGCACCGACGAGAGCGACTCAGGAACCGAGAACGACCCAGACACCGGACAAGGTGAACAACACCGGAAGGAGGCCGACGCCATGTCGACCACGACCACCGAGACCACGACCGAGAAGACAGCCGCAACAACCGAAGACGTCAACCCGGAATCCGACAAGGCCCCGGAATC
This sequence is a window from Gordonia insulae. Protein-coding genes within it:
- a CDS encoding MlaD family protein; the encoded protein is MITKTRVSVLAMLVLAAVSVAYIMNVGLHVRTPSERSASLVVPDTNGIMTGSRVLLRGIEIGHVVGIDQTATGVKLTLNYDQAQQIPVDSRFRVDNLSALGEAYVAVLPETAAGPYLAENATIDTDRVSVPTTFKELSEQLTVLLQQTDSDAVRRIFGTVDEGLPDGVDVLGTLNRAGGLLSGELTQQSDSFITLLSTMQPLLMRSAPIPALMRETSPRMLGFGTGFEELLASVRDATVTGPLLAGIRDGGSPLFTELQKFLDENSAHLNVIGVNLLPAAQAGAASLRTVDVGAVLDRALAATTPRGALTVRVPAGGR